The Halomicronema hongdechloris C2206 genome includes a window with the following:
- a CDS encoding DUF4058 family protein, translating to MPNPFPGMNPYLEQPDYWSDFHNQLVAAIARRLVPQLLPKYRVVTDKWVYTVTDALTVAMGRPDVSIQQRQTNPTPIATTPKATGHPVKVRVPVPMEMQQSYLEVKDAATQIVVTVLEVLSPANKRGEGRSKYMAKRQQILGSQTHLVEIDLLRAGQPFLMEPDVAQSHYRILVSRAPQRPLADLYAFNVSDVIPAVPLPLGPEDEDVLLNVQSLLSELYEQLGYDYFIDYEQAPPMPWLAAELQPYLSKES from the coding sequence ATGCCCAATCCTTTCCCAGGAATGAATCCGTATCTGGAACAGCCTGATTACTGGTCAGACTTCCATAACCAGCTGGTGGCCGCGATCGCTCGGCGTCTTGTGCCTCAACTGCTGCCCAAATATCGAGTGGTCACCGATAAGTGGGTTTATACCGTTACCGACGCGCTTACCGTGGCGATGGGTCGACCTGACGTCAGCATTCAGCAACGACAGACTAATCCTACCCCAATTGCCACGACGCCCAAGGCAACAGGGCACCCCGTTAAAGTCAGAGTGCCAGTCCCGATGGAAATGCAGCAGTCTTACCTAGAAGTGAAAGATGCAGCCACCCAGATTGTTGTCACCGTGCTTGAGGTACTGTCGCCAGCTAATAAAAGAGGTGAGGGTCGCAGTAAATATATGGCCAAACGACAGCAGATTCTGGGTAGTCAAACGCACTTAGTTGAGATTGATTTGCTGCGGGCAGGGCAGCCGTTTTTGATGGAACCAGATGTGGCTCAAAGTCATTATCGCATCTTGGTCAGCCGAGCCCCACAGCGGCCGCTGGCAGATTTATACGCCTTCAACGTGTCTGATGTGATTCCGGCAGTTCCCCTGCCTCTGGGGCCAGAAGATGAAGATGTTTTATTGAATGTGCAATCTTTGTTGAGCGAACTCTACGAACAGCTCGGCTATGACTACTTTATTGATTATGAACAAGCACCACCGATGCCTTGGCTAGCCGCAGAGCTACAGCCCTATTTATCTAAAGAATCATAG
- a CDS encoding CHAT domain-containing protein has translation MLVVMGTELPVAATASEPAALIAQEPEPDATAPLERAEALNQQVIELYQAGRYQEAIPLAEEALAIRRQQLGERHPDVAASLNNLAALYEAQGRYGEAEPLYQESLAIRRQQLGERHPAVAQSLNNLALLYVAQGRYGEAEPLYQESLAIRRQQLGERHPDVASSLNNLAGLYVDQGRYGDAEPLYQESLAILREQLGERHPDVAASLNNLAALYYAQGKTAQAVRSFQAGLAIEEWHLEINLTTLTEAQRQDYAATLFGTTDAAISLSLQSAEAPPLGLTTLLRRKGRLLEAGSSSLQRLRQNLTPEDQTLLDNLIDVRQQLAALTFNPPENLPPEEYRSQLAALEQQDSDLSATLARRSAVFRVEAEPVEIAAVQAQIPADGVLVEYARYHPFDAKANPANRWGDPRYAAYLLFPNGRIEAIDLGDAAAIDTAVQAFTTLLQDPRADLRGDPATIITEIDPDRIETVTSTLQALVLDPIAPYLEGREHLLISPDSQLNRLPFEALQTDDGRYLVEQYQISYLNSGRDLLKFDVLDPSTAPAVILANPDYEQAAPRLRSGLDSVTGSSPSGVVGEAAPKELESRGEQSSSGVERSSSGVETNRRSTDLSQLQVEPLPGTAAEAGAIQPLLPNATVLTEDQATENVLKTVQAPRILHIATHGFFLEDQPIPVAEESRGLSLAAADGLRALPRLTAPVENPLLRSGLALAGFNARSSGDEDGVFTALEAANLNLFGTQLVVLSACDTGLGDIANGEGVYGLRRAFAIAGAETQLMSLWQVSDTGTQSLMARYYEKLMAGMGRSEALRAVQLEMIREGGQYSRPYYWAAFILAGDWRPL, from the coding sequence ATGCTGGTCGTCATGGGTACAGAATTACCTGTAGCTGCAACCGCTTCGGAACCTGCCGCTCTCATCGCCCAAGAACCCGAACCAGACGCCACGGCCCCCCTGGAGCGAGCCGAAGCGCTTAACCAGCAGGTGATTGAACTCTACCAAGCGGGACGGTATCAAGAGGCCATTCCCCTGGCAGAAGAAGCCTTAGCCATTCGGCGCCAGCAATTAGGAGAGCGCCATCCCGATGTGGCCGCCAGCCTCAACAACCTGGCAGCGCTGTATGAGGCCCAGGGGCGCTATGGCGAGGCCGAGCCCCTCTATCAAGAATCCCTAGCCATTCGGCGCCAGCAGTTAGGAGAACGCCATCCCGCTGTGGCCCAAAGCCTCAACAACCTGGCATTGCTATATGTTGCCCAGGGGCGCTATGGGGAAGCCGAACCCCTATATCAAGAATCCCTCGCCATTCGTCGCCAGCAGTTAGGGGAGCGCCATCCCGATGTCGCCAGCAGCCTCAACAACCTGGCAGGGCTATATGTTGACCAAGGGCGCTATGGCGACGCCGAGCCCCTCTATCAAGAATCCCTAGCCATTCTGCGCGAGCAGTTAGGGGAGCGCCATCCCGATGTGGCCGCCAGCCTCAACAACCTGGCCGCGCTGTATTATGCCCAGGGGAAAACCGCTCAGGCGGTGCGCAGCTTCCAGGCAGGCTTGGCCATCGAAGAGTGGCACCTGGAGATCAACCTGACGACGCTGACAGAGGCCCAACGCCAGGACTACGCCGCCACCCTCTTCGGCACTACGGATGCGGCTATTTCCCTGTCGCTGCAATCGGCAGAGGCGCCACCCCTGGGGCTGACCACGTTGCTGCGGCGCAAGGGTCGCCTGCTGGAGGCGGGCAGCAGCAGTCTGCAACGCCTGCGCCAGAACCTCACGCCTGAAGACCAGACCCTGCTAGACAACCTCATTGATGTGCGTCAGCAACTGGCAGCCCTCACCTTCAATCCCCCGGAAAACCTGCCACCGGAGGAGTACCGATCGCAACTCGCTGCCCTGGAACAGCAGGACAGTGACCTATCTGCCACCCTGGCTCGTCGCAGTGCTGTATTTCGAGTAGAAGCCGAACCCGTAGAGATTGCCGCAGTACAGGCCCAGATCCCAGCCGATGGGGTGCTGGTGGAATATGCCCGCTATCACCCCTTTGATGCTAAAGCTAATCCAGCTAACCGCTGGGGTGACCCTCGCTATGCGGCCTACCTCCTCTTCCCCAATGGCCGCATTGAAGCCATCGACCTGGGCGATGCCGCTGCCATTGACACTGCCGTGCAAGCCTTCACCACCCTGCTGCAAGACCCCCGCGCCGACCTACGGGGCGATCCCGCCACCATCATCACCGAGATTGACCCCGACCGGATTGAGACGGTGACCAGCACCCTGCAGGCCCTGGTGTTGGATCCGATTGCACCCTATTTAGAGGGCCGTGAGCATCTGCTGATCTCTCCCGACAGCCAGCTCAACCGCCTGCCCTTTGAGGCCCTGCAGACGGACGATGGTCGTTATCTGGTGGAGCAGTATCAAATCAGCTATCTCAACAGCGGTCGTGACCTGCTCAAATTCGACGTCCTAGATCCCAGCACAGCGCCCGCTGTCATTCTTGCCAATCCTGATTATGAGCAAGCCGCCCCTCGACTCCGCTCGGGGCTCGACTCGGTAACTGGAAGCTCCCCGAGCGGAGTCGTTGGCGAAGCTGCTCCGAAGGAGCTAGAGAGCCGGGGCGAGCAGTCGTCGAGCGGAGTCGAGCGGTCGTCGAGCGGAGTCGAGACGAACCGCCGCTCCACCGACCTCAGCCAACTTCAGGTCGAACCGTTACCCGGCACCGCCGCCGAAGCCGGAGCCATCCAACCCCTACTCCCCAACGCCACCGTCCTCACCGAAGACCAGGCCACCGAAAACGTGCTCAAGACCGTGCAGGCTCCCCGCATTCTCCACATCGCCACCCACGGCTTCTTCTTAGAAGATCAACCCATTCCAGTCGCCGAGGAGAGTCGTGGCCTCAGCCTGGCCGCGGCTGACGGGCTGCGGGCACTGCCCCGCTTAACGGCCCCGGTGGAAAATCCCCTGCTGCGCTCGGGTCTGGCCCTGGCCGGATTCAACGCCCGCAGCAGCGGTGACGAAGACGGGGTCTTTACGGCTCTGGAAGCCGCTAACCTCAACCTGTTTGGCACCCAGCTGGTCGTCCTCTCTGCCTGCGATACCGGCTTAGGGGACATTGCCAATGGCGAAGGGGTCTATGGTCTACGGCGGGCCTTTGCCATCGCCGGGGCCGAGACCCAGTTGATGAGCCTCTGGCAGGTGAGCGATACCGGCACCCAGAGTCTGATGGCGCGGTACTACGAAAAGCTGATGGCGGGTATGGGCCGCAGCGAAGCCCTGCGGGCGGTGCAGCTCGAGATGATCCGCGAAGGTGGACAGTATAGTCGGCCCTACTACTGGGCGGCCTTCATCCTGGCAGGAGACTGGCGGCCGCTTTAG
- a CDS encoding GNAT family N-acetyltransferase: MDWSICRYQPADEPQWLRCRVLAFLDTAYFDNVLRQKEHYSNPSIELVATLDQHIIGLIDVECETVPGSVCSPPKHSTATGKAGMIWNIAVHPDYRRRGVGTALLKVAIAMAQQSHIQRFEAWTRDDASTLRWYEAQGFQKVDTYLHVYLQDDEVDGCLGSRIPGLRPIHVFAQYRGESVPEIQQRFSRVHECNRYDLILKA, encoded by the coding sequence ATGGACTGGAGCATTTGCCGCTATCAACCCGCTGATGAACCCCAGTGGCTGCGCTGCCGGGTCCTGGCCTTCTTGGACACGGCCTACTTCGACAATGTGCTGCGGCAGAAGGAACACTACTCCAATCCATCAATTGAACTGGTTGCCACACTCGACCAGCACATCATTGGCCTCATCGATGTCGAATGTGAAACGGTACCCGGTAGTGTCTGCTCACCCCCAAAACATTCAACCGCGACGGGCAAAGCCGGGATGATCTGGAATATTGCGGTTCATCCGGACTATCGACGACGGGGGGTTGGAACAGCGCTGTTGAAGGTGGCCATTGCCATGGCCCAACAGTCCCACATCCAACGCTTCGAAGCCTGGACCCGCGACGATGCCTCAACGCTAAGGTGGTACGAAGCCCAGGGCTTTCAGAAAGTAGACACCTATCTCCACGTCTACCTGCAAGATGATGAAGTGGATGGGTGCCTTGGCAGTCGCATTCCTGGTTTGAGGCCCATTCATGTCTTTGCTCAGTATCGTGGGGAATCTGTTCCAGAAATTCAACAACGGTTTAGCCGAGTGCATGAGTGCAACCGCTATGACCTGATCCTCAAGGCATGA
- a CDS encoding CHAT domain-containing tetratricopeptide repeat protein, protein MTTVQLPAFSQEPRDAYRLAATETKTETNQANEQGTLLLEVEGILEVGDNTLESGRLIDGHQFEGQADQIITIRLTSDEFDPFLAVLEPSGQVLGSRNNISVSNLNAALTIRLPKSGTYLVGVTIGSDDISAQGQYRLTVAEATTTEISKAEAERLLQLGIEQYQTARLREAIQSWEQALITYREIDDRQGEAVVLGNLGVAYRDLGDYQQAINLHEQALFIFREIGNRFGEVSSLLNLGGDYESLGNYQQAINLHEQSLTIAREINDRAGEGNSLRGLGAAYRNLGQYQQAIEFYEQSLAIIREIGDRLEETRALLGLGVTHYDLGNYERAIEFYEQSLAIIREIGDRLEEARVLGNLGNVSRTLGQYRQAIDLYKQRLTIAREIGDRPGEAAALLGMGNTYSKLGNYEQAIDLYRQSLAITREIGDRPGEAMSLHNQGLTFMNTGQLPQAESVLRQSIEVFESLRTNLPDNQLISIADTQARAYANLERALTAQDKTAEALAITERGRARAFVLQLASRLATPEEQAALADSPIAEAPTVAEIQQIARNTNTTLVTYSLIFDQALYIWVVQPSGEIQFRSVEFNGAGGSGVVVNPIAAIDGPVYRGTDDPSELDSLVADSRAGIIVERTGTNPAQLQELHRVLIEPIAALLPTDPEEKVAFIPQGNLFLVPFATLQDDDGTALIEKHTILTAPSIQVFGLANDVSGEPTDVSSSLSASGDGALIVGNPVMPTVWAPTASGDFGEIQLADLPGAKREAEAVGDVFGVPVLTGNQATEATVKQRLPAAQLIHLATHGLLEYGDPQSSGVLDVPGAVALTPGSGEDGLLTAAEILEMKLQAELAVLSACDTGRGRITGDGVVGLSRALITAGVPSVIVSLWAVPDAPTAMLMTEFYRQLDQGHDKAQALRQAMLITREQHPNPRAWAAFSLMGAAN, encoded by the coding sequence ATGACGACTGTCCAGTTACCAGCCTTTTCTCAAGAACCGAGAGATGCTTACCGTCTAGCGGCGACTGAGACAAAAACTGAGACGAACCAAGCCAACGAGCAAGGGACTTTACTGCTTGAGGTAGAAGGCATTTTAGAAGTAGGGGATAATACTCTTGAAAGCGGGAGATTGATTGATGGTCATCAATTTGAAGGGCAGGCTGATCAAATAATCACTATACGCCTTACTAGTGATGAGTTTGATCCGTTTCTCGCTGTTTTGGAGCCCAGCGGGCAAGTACTTGGTAGTCGAAATAACATAAGTGTATCTAATCTTAATGCTGCTTTGACTATCAGATTACCTAAAAGTGGCACATACTTAGTCGGCGTAACTATAGGCTCAGATGACATAAGCGCACAAGGCCAATATCGACTGACTGTAGCTGAGGCAACTACAACGGAAATAAGCAAAGCAGAAGCTGAACGCTTACTTCAGCTTGGAATTGAGCAATATCAGACTGCTCGACTCCGAGAAGCTATACAGTCATGGGAACAAGCCCTCATTACTTATCGTGAGATTGACGATCGCCAAGGGGAAGCCGTCGTTCTGGGAAACTTGGGCGTTGCTTATCGTGATTTGGGTGACTATCAGCAGGCTATCAATCTCCATGAGCAAGCGCTTTTTATTTTCCGTGAAATTGGCAATCGCTTCGGAGAAGTTAGCTCCCTACTTAACTTAGGCGGCGATTACGAAAGCCTAGGCAACTATCAGCAAGCTATAAACCTACATGAGCAGAGTCTCACCATAGCCCGCGAAATCAATGATCGCGCTGGGGAGGGTAACTCTTTGCGCGGCTTGGGCGCTGCTTATCGTAACTTAGGTCAATATCAGCAAGCTATCGAATTCTATGAGCAAAGTCTTGCCATTATCCGCGAAATTGGTGACCGCCTAGAAGAAACTCGCGCCCTATTAGGTTTGGGAGTTACTCACTATGATCTCGGTAACTATGAAAGGGCCATTGAATTCTATGAGCAAAGTCTTGCCATTATCCGCGAAATTGGTGATCGCCTAGAAGAAGCTCGCGTCCTCGGGAATTTGGGTAATGTTTCTAGGACCCTGGGTCAATATCGGCAAGCTATTGATCTCTATAAACAGCGTTTAACTATCGCGCGCGAAATTGGTGATCGGCCTGGTGAAGCCGCAGCTCTACTTGGTATGGGCAACACTTATAGTAAGCTAGGCAACTATGAACAGGCTATTGACCTCTACAGGCAAAGCCTTGCTATTACCCGCGAAATTGGCGATCGGCCTGGCGAAGCCATGTCTCTTCATAACCAGGGTTTGACCTTTATGAATACAGGCCAACTTCCCCAGGCAGAATCAGTGTTGCGTCAGTCCATAGAAGTCTTTGAATCCCTCCGCACAAACCTTCCCGATAACCAGCTCATCTCTATCGCCGATACCCAGGCAAGGGCATACGCTAACCTAGAGCGTGCCTTAACTGCCCAAGACAAGACAGCTGAAGCCCTTGCCATTACTGAGCGAGGCCGGGCTCGTGCATTTGTGTTGCAGCTGGCCAGTCGCCTAGCCACTCCAGAAGAGCAGGCGGCCCTGGCCGATAGCCCTATTGCTGAGGCTCCTACCGTCGCTGAGATCCAACAGATCGCCCGCAACACCAACACCACTCTGGTCACCTACTCCCTCATCTTCGACCAGGCCCTCTATATTTGGGTGGTGCAGCCGTCGGGGGAGATTCAATTTCGCTCGGTCGAGTTCAATGGCGCTGGCGGTTCTGGGGTGGTGGTCAATCCCATTGCCGCCATTGATGGCCCGGTCTATCGAGGCACTGACGACCCGTCCGAGTTAGATAGCCTGGTGGCTGACTCCAGGGCTGGCATTATTGTCGAGCGCACGGGAACCAATCCAGCCCAACTGCAGGAGCTGCATCGGGTCTTGATCGAGCCCATTGCCGCTCTATTGCCCACCGATCCAGAAGAGAAAGTAGCCTTCATTCCCCAGGGCAACTTGTTTTTGGTGCCCTTTGCCACCCTACAAGACGACGACGGCACGGCCCTGATCGAAAAACACACTATTCTGACTGCTCCGTCGATTCAGGTCTTCGGCTTGGCCAATGACGTCAGTGGGGAGCCAACAGATGTCAGTAGCTCCCTAAGCGCCAGCGGCGATGGCGCCCTGATTGTGGGGAATCCAGTGATGCCGACAGTGTGGGCCCCTACGGCCAGCGGTGACTTTGGCGAAATTCAACTGGCGGACTTGCCAGGGGCTAAACGAGAGGCGGAAGCCGTGGGCGATGTCTTTGGGGTGCCAGTGCTGACAGGCAATCAGGCCACTGAGGCCACCGTAAAGCAACGGTTGCCAGCAGCCCAGCTGATTCATCTGGCTACCCACGGTCTACTGGAATATGGCGACCCCCAATCCTCTGGGGTTCTGGACGTGCCCGGTGCCGTGGCCTTAACGCCCGGGTCAGGGGAAGACGGCTTGCTCACCGCTGCCGAAATCCTGGAAATGAAGTTGCAGGCGGAGTTGGCAGTGCTCAGTGCTTGCGACACCGGGCGCGGACGCATCACTGGCGATGGCGTGGTGGGGCTGTCTCGGGCCTTGATCACTGCCGGCGTCCCCAGTGTGATTGTGTCCCTGTGGGCGGTGCCCGATGCCCCTACGGCCATGCTAATGACGGAGTTTTACCGCCAGCTAGACCAAGGGCACGACAAGGCTCAGGCCCTACGGCAGGCCATGTTGATCACCCGGGAGCAGCATCCTAATCCCAGGGCTTGGGCCGCCTTTAGCCTCATGGGGGCTGCGAATTGA
- a CDS encoding caspase family protein — MKRRHFLQFAGSTLAAIGLSQADFLRQANHYGKALAQNTNRKLALLIGINNYPDPTISNLNGCLNDVEMQYQLLVHRFGFKPSDILVVSDTADMQPSRANILQAFEEHLIQRARPGDVVVVHYSGHGGRVVDPDPIVVQACPQYNRELEAEVGLNGTLVPNDPMAANQSGRELVVPDIMGRSLFLLMERINTDNLTVVLDSCYSGAGTRGNARVRAVDSRLSRSADTLVASEDEFDNQERWLKKLNLSETEFHQQRARGIARGVTLGSASCNQLAFEMPFSDQFTSGTFTYLLTSYLWQSPATQVAETVQANLVRSTRTTVTSGTQIPVFEYEPGSNYGQKPLYFSSIATPFAAGVVTNVTGEQLQVWLGGVSHANLDRAAAGSIYTLIDGDGHPLADMVLEQRQGLLGFGKLAAGQSISVIAGMLVREKVLAIPDPVLRVGIDASLADEAEPAQAALESALVTAIASGETTSRIVVAPVGEPMEYLLARTTETIQAELRQTGVETPPPLGTVALFAPDFSAVVPNTFDRVDEPVTVAVTRLRPRLKSLLVGKVLKDLAVTTSDLRVSGEAFDASGRGVAVPIVHQGATGRADTRVATQAFRTNEEIKIRVRNQENDPVYLSVLGIGSDGQIVVLQPANWNDPVEAARVDEDEELVVPTAEDGVRFRVAGTGYIELITLVSRAPLRGLLQSLQTISRGAGRDRGFVGLEEGDPLDVVRGLLGDVDAISRSRNTTSILVEATEDKSVVDSDAIATFSTVIEIVADPNGP; from the coding sequence ATGAAACGTCGTCATTTCCTTCAATTCGCCGGGTCTACCCTGGCCGCCATCGGCCTCAGCCAAGCCGATTTTCTCCGCCAAGCCAATCACTACGGCAAGGCCCTGGCCCAGAACACCAACCGCAAATTAGCCCTGCTGATCGGCATTAATAACTATCCCGACCCCACCATTAGCAACCTCAATGGCTGCCTCAACGATGTGGAGATGCAGTATCAGTTGCTGGTGCACCGCTTTGGCTTTAAGCCCAGCGACATTCTTGTAGTGAGTGACACGGCTGATATGCAACCTAGCCGGGCCAATATTCTCCAGGCCTTTGAGGAGCATTTGATCCAGCGAGCTAGACCAGGGGATGTGGTGGTGGTGCACTATTCCGGCCATGGAGGGCGGGTGGTAGACCCGGATCCGATTGTGGTGCAAGCCTGCCCCCAATACAACCGGGAGCTTGAAGCGGAAGTCGGTCTCAACGGCACCCTGGTGCCCAATGACCCCATGGCTGCCAACCAATCAGGCCGGGAGTTGGTGGTGCCCGACATCATGGGGCGCAGCTTGTTTTTGCTGATGGAGCGCATCAACACCGATAACCTGACGGTGGTACTAGATAGCTGCTATTCAGGGGCCGGCACCCGCGGCAATGCCCGGGTGCGAGCGGTGGACTCCCGTCTCAGTCGCAGCGCCGACACCCTGGTGGCCAGCGAGGATGAATTTGACAACCAAGAACGCTGGTTAAAAAAACTGAACTTAAGCGAGACCGAATTCCATCAGCAGCGGGCTCGGGGCATTGCCAGGGGCGTCACCCTGGGTTCGGCCAGTTGCAACCAATTGGCCTTCGAGATGCCCTTTAGCGACCAGTTCACGTCTGGGACCTTTACTTATCTGTTGACCAGTTACCTATGGCAATCTCCTGCAACCCAGGTGGCGGAAACGGTGCAGGCCAACCTGGTGCGCAGCACCCGCACCACGGTCACCAGTGGCACCCAGATTCCGGTCTTTGAGTATGAACCGGGTAGCAACTATGGCCAGAAACCTCTGTATTTCTCTTCGATCGCAACTCCCTTCGCCGCTGGGGTGGTGACCAATGTGACGGGGGAGCAGCTTCAGGTCTGGTTGGGAGGCGTCTCCCATGCCAATTTAGATCGGGCGGCGGCGGGGAGTATCTATACCCTGATTGACGGGGATGGCCATCCCCTGGCAGATATGGTGCTAGAGCAACGGCAGGGGCTTCTGGGCTTTGGCAAACTGGCTGCGGGTCAGTCAATCTCTGTGATTGCAGGGATGTTGGTGCGGGAGAAGGTGCTAGCCATTCCTGACCCGGTGCTCAGGGTGGGTATTGATGCGTCCTTAGCCGATGAAGCCGAGCCAGCTCAGGCAGCTCTGGAGTCGGCCCTGGTCACGGCGATTGCGTCGGGGGAGACCACTAGTCGCATCGTCGTAGCACCAGTGGGTGAACCGATGGAGTATTTGCTGGCTCGTACCACTGAGACCATTCAGGCAGAACTGCGGCAGACGGGAGTAGAGACTCCGCCTCCCTTGGGCACGGTGGCTCTATTCGCACCGGATTTCTCCGCCGTGGTGCCCAATACCTTCGACCGGGTGGATGAGCCAGTGACCGTGGCGGTGACACGGTTACGCCCGCGCTTGAAATCTCTATTAGTGGGTAAAGTACTGAAGGACCTGGCCGTGACTACCTCAGATCTGCGGGTCAGTGGTGAGGCCTTTGATGCCAGTGGCCGTGGGGTGGCCGTACCGATTGTGCACCAGGGGGCCACGGGCCGTGCTGATACCCGGGTGGCCACCCAGGCGTTTCGCACCAATGAGGAGATTAAGATTCGGGTTCGGAATCAGGAAAATGATCCGGTCTATCTGAGTGTGTTGGGCATCGGCAGCGATGGCCAGATTGTGGTGCTGCAACCGGCTAACTGGAATGACCCGGTAGAGGCGGCTCGGGTGGATGAAGATGAGGAACTGGTAGTCCCTACTGCTGAGGATGGGGTGCGATTCCGAGTGGCCGGGACAGGTTACATCGAGCTGATTACTTTGGTGAGTCGGGCCCCCTTGCGAGGGTTATTGCAGAGTCTGCAAACGATTTCTCGGGGGGCCGGCCGCGATCGCGGCTTTGTCGGTCTGGAAGAGGGGGATCCCTTAGATGTGGTCAGGGGATTGTTGGGGGATGTGGATGCAATTTCACGCTCTCGCAATACCACTAGCATTTTGGTGGAAGCCACTGAGGATAAGTCAGTGGTGGATTCTGATGCGATCGCAACGTTTTCCACCGTCATCGAGATCGTCGCCGACCCCAATGGCCCATGA
- a CDS encoding glutathione S-transferase family protein, with translation MALGMLVNGEWVKHREQADTKGHFVRPSTTFRNWVTADGSSGFQAAAGRYHLYISWACPWAHRTAITRALQGLESAIGLSVVDPVMGDEGWAFSEYPGSIPDALHGAQYLRQIYLKADPNFTGRVTVPVLWDRQTHTIVNNESREIMRMLNREFRALSPSPQQLCPSDLQATIDDTIDAIYQPINNGVYRAGFAVKQAAYDEAVVALFQALDHWEQVLARQRYLCGPQFTEADICMVTTLLRFDAIYYSHFKCNLRRINDYPNLGNYLRDVYQIPGVRQTCYLDHIKLHYYRSHPTVNPSGIVPKGPLLDFEAAHDRHRFG, from the coding sequence ATAGCTTTGGGCATGTTGGTCAATGGCGAGTGGGTTAAGCATCGAGAGCAGGCCGATACTAAAGGCCACTTCGTTCGCCCCTCGACCACCTTTCGCAATTGGGTCACCGCGGATGGCTCCAGTGGTTTCCAGGCTGCAGCCGGACGCTATCACCTCTATATCTCCTGGGCCTGTCCTTGGGCCCACCGCACTGCCATTACCCGAGCCCTGCAAGGTCTGGAGTCAGCCATCGGCCTATCTGTGGTCGATCCAGTCATGGGGGATGAGGGCTGGGCATTTTCTGAGTATCCCGGTTCAATTCCCGATGCCTTGCACGGCGCCCAGTACCTGCGGCAGATTTACCTCAAGGCCGATCCCAACTTTACCGGACGGGTCACAGTGCCGGTACTGTGGGATCGGCAAACCCACACCATCGTGAATAATGAATCCCGCGAGATCATGCGGATGCTGAATCGCGAATTTAGAGCTCTGAGCCCATCACCACAGCAGCTCTGCCCCTCAGATTTACAAGCCACCATTGACGACACCATCGACGCCATTTACCAACCGATCAACAACGGCGTTTATCGGGCCGGGTTTGCCGTCAAGCAAGCTGCCTATGATGAGGCCGTCGTAGCCCTCTTCCAAGCCCTCGATCACTGGGAACAGGTCTTAGCGCGACAACGATATCTGTGTGGGCCTCAGTTTACCGAGGCAGACATCTGCATGGTTACGACGCTGCTGCGCTTCGATGCCATCTATTACAGTCATTTCAAGTGCAACCTGCGCCGCATTAACGACTACCCCAATCTGGGCAATTACCTACGGGATGTCTATCAAATCCCTGGTGTCCGCCAGACCTGCTATCTAGACCACATTAAGCTGCACTATTACCGTAGCCATCCCACCGTCAATCCCAGCGGCATTGTCCCCAAAGGTCCCCTGCTGGACTTCGAAGCGGCCCACGATCGCCATCGCTTTGGCTAA